The Amycolatopsis umgeniensis DNA segment CGCTCGCGGCGAAACCCTCGGTGAAACGGGCGGCGAAGTCGGCGAACATCGCGTTGATCGAGGTGCGCTCGGCGACGTCCTGGGCTCAGCTCGTCTGGCTGCTCAGGACCGTTCTCGACGCGCTGGCCGACGAGTCCGACGCCCTGGAGGACGGCGGCGGGCCCGGTTCCGGCGACCTGTTCCGGCTCGCGGACGCCGTCGCTTCGGTGGTCGACGCGCCCGTGACCATCGAGGACACCAACTCGCGGGTGCTCGCCTACTCGGCGAGGCAGGACCTGACCGACTCGGCGCGCGTGTCCACGATCATGGGCCGCCGCATCCCCGACGACGTGCTCGCGCGGTTCCGGTCACGAGGGGTGTTCCGCGAGCTTTCCCGTGGGCGGCAAACGATCTTCGTCCCCGCGCAGCGCGACGGCACCCTGCCCCGGCTCATCGTGCCGATCCGGATGGGCGGCGAACTGCTGGGGTCGATGTGGGCGGTCGTCGCGGGCCCGGTCTCGGACGAACGCGCGGCCGCGTTCGCCGACGCGGCGCCCGTCGTCGCGCTGCACCTGCTGCGCCGCCGCGCGCACACCGATTCCCAGCGCCGGGTCTCCGCCGAGCTCCTGCGTGCCGTGCTCGAAGGGAAGGCCAGCCCGCGCAAGGCCATCGCGGAACTCGACCTCTCCGAGGAGCCGCACCGCGTCGTCGTCATCGAGGTCTCCGGCGGCGACGGCCGCGACGACGAAGGGCTGCGGCTCGCGCTCCTGGAGCGGATCTCGCAGGGTGTCGGCAGGCGGCCGGTGGCCACCGAACTCGGCGGCGTGCTCTACGCCGTCGTCCCGGACGGCGACGGCTGGGGCGAACTCCGGGCCGCTCTCGAAGCCCTGCCGACGTCGAGAAAGGGCGGGACACCGCGGGCGGCCGCGGGCTCGGCCTGCGAGATCGGCGAACTCGCGACGTCACGCGCCCAGGCCGACGAGGCGCTGGGCCTGCTGCGCGCGAAGCTCGTTCCCGGTCGCGTCGTGGTCTTCGACGAGGCGTGGAAGGAACTGTCGCTGCATCGGGGAGCGACGGCGGCGAGTACGGCGAAGGTCGCCGAACTCGGCCCGCTCGGCCTGCTGCGCGCGCACGACGAAGCCCACGAGAGCGGCTACG contains these protein-coding regions:
- a CDS encoding PucR family transcriptional regulator; translation: MVSVRSVVDRVGPTLLHALQVPEESPAVGDVVIAEPGNTLAAGDLVLGVAITETPDAAELVKHSAAKGAAAVLLKPPLAAKPSVKRAAKSANIALIEVRSATSWAQLVWLLRTVLDALADESDALEDGGGPGSGDLFRLADAVASVVDAPVTIEDTNSRVLAYSARQDLTDSARVSTIMGRRIPDDVLARFRSRGVFRELSRGRQTIFVPAQRDGTLPRLIVPIRMGGELLGSMWAVVAGPVSDERAAAFADAAPVVALHLLRRRAHTDSQRRVSAELLRAVLEGKASPRKAIAELDLSEEPHRVVVIEVSGGDGRDDEGLRLALLERISQGVGRRPVATELGGVLYAVVPDGDGWGELRAALEALPTSRKGGTPRAAAGSACEIGELATSRAQADEALGLLRAKLVPGRVVVFDEAWKELSLHRGATAASTAKVAELGPLGLLRAHDEAHESGYVDTLYQWLRHPGDPRAAAKELQIHPNTLRYRLRRLLDLVPLDLEDPDVRLALITQLVSLRWS